A portion of the Choristoneura fumiferana chromosome 6, NRCan_CFum_1, whole genome shotgun sequence genome contains these proteins:
- the LOC141428567 gene encoding LOW QUALITY PROTEIN: acyl-protein thioesterase 2-like (The sequence of the model RefSeq protein was modified relative to this genomic sequence to represent the inferred CDS: inserted 1 base in 1 codon; deleted 1 base in 1 codon): protein MEPNPVIIAATAKQTASLIFFHGLGDTGHGWASTIAAIRGPHVKVICPTAATIPVTLNAGFRMPSWFDLRXLDATAPEDEEGIMRATGLIHGLISDEIKAGIPANRVLLGGFSQGGALALHSALTYPEPLAGVISLSCWLPRHAHFPDAVKAPLDMPV, encoded by the exons ATGGAACCGAATCCAGTAATTATTGCAGCGACTGCAAAACAAACAGCATCC CTAATATTTTTT CATGGGCTCGGTGATACTGG CCACGGATGGGCGAGCACGATTGCTGCGATAAGAGGGCCTCACGTAAAAGTGATCTGCCCGACAGCCGCAACGATCCCTGTGACGCTGAACGCTGGTTTCCGGATGCCATCCTGGTTTGACTTAA ACCTGGATGCAACTGCTCCGGAGGATGAAGAAGGAATCATGAGAGCTACGGGCTTGATTCATGGTCTAATTTCAGATGAGATTAAA GCTGGCATTCCAGCTAATCGGGTTCTGCTTGGTGGTTTCTCCCAAGGAGGAGCCCTGGCTCTGCATTCAGCTCTCACATACCCTGAACCACTTGCTGGGGTCATCTCGCTGTCCTGCTGGCTCCCAAGGCATGCTCACTTCCCTGATGCAGTCAAAGCACCTTTGGATATGCCGGTATGA